A genomic region of Narcine bancroftii isolate sNarBan1 unplaced genomic scaffold, sNarBan1.hap1 Scaffold_157, whole genome shotgun sequence contains the following coding sequences:
- the LOC138750508 gene encoding uncharacterized protein, with amino-acid sequence MTAWCKGDTQCVPVPLMDHIFPLLPPACMLQPTTIAKAGIQWFCKQWSTTDSGELSLYWSLSHHISMSITSLCFPFTLQLLRCVCWPGSTHDARVLANSPLYRKEEDQGGYHFPPDVSKDVNGVEVPAHLVGDLAYPLRNWLMKGFTQHQGLDLDQQRFNKALNSARIVVEHAYCRLNGCRWCLSNRLDISTTLVPGVVFARCVLHNICEINKEDFLSEWTLVEADGPAPISTDCRNQQAHGHQAIHSAILSIL; translated from the exons ATGACAGCTTGGTgcaaaggggatacccaatgtgtgccggtgccattgatggatcacatattcccattattgcccccagcttgcatgctgcagcctactacaatcgcaaaggcTGGCATTCAATGGTTCTGCAAGCAGTGGTcgaccacagattctggtgagctaagcctttattggtctttatcacatcacatctcaatgtctatcacttcactgtgctttccattcacgttacagcttctcagatgtgtttgttgGCCGGGCAGTACCCATGATGCccgagtgcttgccaactctcctctgtatagaaaggAAGAGGACCAGGGCGGATACCACTTCCCACCTGAC gtgtccaaggatgttaatggagtggaggtTCCAGCGCATCTTGTGGGTGATCTGGCATATCCACTACGaaattggctgatgaaggggttcacacagcaccaaggactggatctggatcagcaaagatttaacaaggcccttaattctgcaaggatagtggtggaacatgcatatTGCCGTCTAAATGGCTGCCGGTGGTGCCTGTCCAACCGTCTGGATATCTCTACCACCTTAGTCCCAGGTGTTGTGTTTGCTCGCTGTgtcctgcacaatatatgtgagattaacaaggaagactttCTGTCAGAGTGGAcgttggttgaagcagatggtcctgcacccattagcacagattgtcgcaatcagcaggcccatgggcaccaggccatccattctgccattttgtccatcctgtaa